In one window of Arachis ipaensis cultivar K30076 chromosome B06, Araip1.1, whole genome shotgun sequence DNA:
- the LOC107646142 gene encoding ATPase 10, plasma membrane-type isoform X1, which produces MHAAWILPTSQTPIPFRYASNGTIHPSLIHFCVTPLSRKSSCNMAEELDKPLLDPENFNRDGIDLERIPLEEVFQQLRTSRTGLSSDDAEARLQIFGPNKLEERKENKILKFLSFMWNPLSWVMEAAALMAIILANGGGEGPDWQDFVGILCLLVINSTISFIEENNAGNAAAALMARLAPKTKVLRDGLWQEQDAAILVPGDIISIKLGDIIPADARLLEGDPLKIDQSALTGESLPVTKRTGNEVFSGSTCKQGEIEAVVIATGVHSFFGKAAHLVDSTEVVGHFQKVLTSIGNFCICSIAIGMLLEIIIMFPVEHRSYRDGINNLLVLLIGGIPIAMPTVLSVTLAIGSHRLSQQGAITKRMTAIEEMAGMDVLCSDKTGTLTLNRLTVDRNLVEVFNRNMDRDMVILLAARASRLENQDAIDSAIVNMLADPKEARANITELHFLPFNPVDKRTAITYIDTDGNFYRASKGAPEQILNMCQEKDEIARKVHAIIDKFAERGLRSLAVAYQEIPEKFTDGPGGPWTFCGLLPLFDPPRHDSAETIRRALNLGVCVKMITGDQLAIAKETGRRLGMGTNMYPSSSLLGREKDENEALPVDELIEKADGFAGVFPEHKYEIVKILQEKKHVVGMTGDGVNDAPALKKADIGIAVSDATDAARGAADLVLTEPGLSVIISAVLTSRAIFQRMKNYTIYAVSITIRIVLGFVLLALIWEFDFPPFMVLIIAILNDGTIMTISKDRVKPSPTPDSWKLPEIFATGIVIGTYLALVTVLFYWAVVDTTFFETHFHVASLSSDSEKVASAVYLQVSIISQALIFVTRSRGWSFLERPGVLLMCAFVIAQLVATLIAVYAHISFAYIRGIGWRWAGVIWLYSLVFYVPLDIIKFIVRYALSGEAWNLVFDKKTAFTSKKDYGKEDRAAKWVLSQRSLQGLMAVDLGANERSSSWIAEQARRRAEIARLGELHTLRGHVESVVRLKKLDLKMIQSAHTV; this is translated from the exons ATGCATGCTGCATGGATTTTACCAACCAGTCAAACACCAATCCCATTTAGATATGCAAGTAATGGAACTATCCATCCTTCTTTGATTCATTTTTGTGTAACCCCCCTCTCTCGGAAAAGCAG TTGTAACATGGCTGAGGAACTGGATAAGCCTCTGCTCGATCCCGAGAATTTCAACCGAGATGGTATTGATTTG GAGCGCATACCATTGGAAGAAGTATTTCAACAGTTGCGAACATCGCGAACTGGGCTTTCATCTGACGACGCTGAAGCCCGGCTGCAGATATTTGGCCCCAACAAACTTGAAGAGAGGAAA GAGAATAAAATACTGAAATTTCTAAGTTTTATGTGGAATCCTCTGTCATGGGTTATGGAAGCTGCAGCATTGATGGCAATTATCCTTGCTAATGGGGGA GGGGAAGGTCCTGATTGGCAAGACTTTGTAGGAATTTTATGCCTTCTGGTAATAAACTCAACAATAAGTTTCATAGAAGAAAATAATGCTGGTAATGCTGCAGCAGCACTAATGGCTCGTTTAGCTCCTAAAACAAAG GTTCTAAGAGATGGGCTATGGCAAGAGCAAGATGCAGCTATATTAGTACCTGGAGACATAATCAGCATAAAGCTAGGAGATATCATTCCAGCCGATGCTCGATTGCTTGAAGGGGACCCTCTAAAAATTGACCAG TCGGCGCTTACCGGAGAATCTTTACCTGTCACAAAGAGAACGGGCAATGAGGTATTTTCGGGTTCAACATGTAAGCAGGGAGAGATTGAAGCTGTAGTGATAGCAACAGGAGTTCATTCCTTTTTCGGAAAGGCAGCACATTTGGTAGATAGCACAGAAGTTGTTGGGCACTTTCAGAAG GTCCTTACTTCAATTGGTAACTTCTGCATTTGCTCTATAGCTATAGGGATGCTACTTGAAATAATCATAATGTTCCCAGTGGAGCATCGTTCATACAGGGATGGAATTAACAACCTTCTTGTTCTCTTGATTGGAGGAATACCCATTGCCATGCCTACAGTACTGTCTGTGACACTTGCAATCGGCTCTCATCGTCTTTCTCAGCAG GGAGCCATCACAAAGAGAATGACAGCCATTGAAGAAATGGCTGGGATGGATGTCCTATGCAGTGATAAAACTGGAACTCTTACACTAAACCGGCTAACCGTTGATCGAAACCTTGTAGAG GTCTTTAACAGAAACATGGACAGAGATATGGTTATTCTATTAGCAGCCAGAGCATCCAGACTGGAAAACCAAGATGCCATTGACAGTGCCATTGTTAACATGCTAGCTGATCCAAAGGAG GCACGTGCAAACATTACTGAGCTTCATTTTCTACCTTTCAATCCAGTAGATAAACGCACAGCAATCACATATATTGATACAGATGGTAACTTTTACAGGGCCAGCAAAGGAGCACCCGAACAG ATTCTAAATATGTGCCAAGAGAAAGACGAGATTGCTAGAAAAGTGCATGCAATCATTGACAAATTTGCTGAGAGGGGACTGCGATCTCTTGCAGTGGCTTATCAG GAAATTCCTGAAAAATTCACGGATGGTCCTGGAGGTCCATGGACATTTTGTGGTTTGTTGCCTCTTTTTGATCCTCCAAGGCATGATAGTGCTGAGACCATCAGGAGAGCACTTAACCTGGGAGTCTGTGTTAAGATGATCACAG GGGATCAGTTGGCAATTGCAAAGGAGACTGGCAGAAGACTTGGTATGGGGACAAACATGTATCCTTCTTCATCTTTATTGGGACGTGAAAAAGATGAAAATGAAGCACTCCCAGTCGACGAGCTCATCGAAAAGGCAGATGGCTTTGCTGGTGTATTTCCTG AACATAAATATGAAATAGTGAAAATTTTGCAAGAAAAGAAGCATGTAGTTGGAATGACAGGAGATGGAGTGAATGATGCCCCAGCACTGAAGAAAGCAGATATTGGAATAGCTGTGTCAGATGCTACAGATGCTGCAAGAGGTGCCGCTGATCTGGTCTTAACTGAGCCTGGCTTAAGTGTCATCATCAGCGCCGTCTTAACTAGCCGAGCTATATTTCAGAGAATGAAAAATTATACA ATATATGCTGTTTCCATCACAATAAGGATAGTG CTTGGTTTTGTGCTCCTAGCTTTGATTTGGGAGTTTGATTTCCCACCTTTCATGGTCCTTATTATTGCAATACTGAATGATG GTACGATCATGACCATATCGAAAGACCGAGTGAAGCCATCCCCTACACCTGATAGTTGGAAGCTGCCAGAGATATTTGCCACAGGAATTGTCATTGGCACGTACCTTGCTTTGGTTACTGTCCTATTCTACTGGGCAGTAGTTGACACCACTTTCTTTGAG ACTCACTTCCATGTAGCATCCTTATCCAGCGACAGTGAGAAAGTTGCATCCGCTGTATATCTGCAAGTTAGCATCATCAGCCAAGCTTTAATTTTTGTGACTCGCAGCCGCGGCTGGTCATTCCTAGAGAGACCAGGAGTTCTACTAATGTGTGCCTTTGTAATAGCTCAATTG GTAGCCACCTTGATTGCTGTCTATGCACACATCAGTTTTGCTTATATAAGAGGAATTGGATGGCGGTGGGCTGGTGTTATATGGTTATATAGTTTAGTGTTTTATGTGCCTTTGGACATCATTAAGTTCATAGTGCGCTATGCTTTGAGTGGAGAAGCCTGGAATCTGGTATTTGACAAGAAG ACTGCTTTTACATCAAAGAAAGACTATGGAAAGGAAGACAGGGCTGCAAAGTGGGTTCTTTCTCAGAGGAGTCTGCAAGGACTCATGGCTGTGGACCTCGGGGCCAACGAGAGGAGCTCTTCTTGGATAGCTGAACAAGCCAGGCGCCGCGCCGAAATAGCCAG GCTGGGGGAATTGCACACTTTGAGAGGACATGTAGAGTCTGTTGTGAGACTCAAAAAGTTAGATTTGAAAATGATCCAATCAGCACACACAGTCTAA
- the LOC107646142 gene encoding ATPase 10, plasma membrane-type isoform X2 codes for MLLEIIIMFPVEHRSYRDGINNLLVLLIGGIPIAMPTVLSVTLAIGSHRLSQQGAITKRMTAIEEMAGMDVLCSDKTGTLTLNRLTVDRNLVEVFNRNMDRDMVILLAARASRLENQDAIDSAIVNMLADPKEARANITELHFLPFNPVDKRTAITYIDTDGNFYRASKGAPEQILNMCQEKDEIARKVHAIIDKFAERGLRSLAVAYQEIPEKFTDGPGGPWTFCGLLPLFDPPRHDSAETIRRALNLGVCVKMITGDQLAIAKETGRRLGMGTNMYPSSSLLGREKDENEALPVDELIEKADGFAGVFPEHKYEIVKILQEKKHVVGMTGDGVNDAPALKKADIGIAVSDATDAARGAADLVLTEPGLSVIISAVLTSRAIFQRMKNYTIYAVSITIRIVLGFVLLALIWEFDFPPFMVLIIAILNDGTIMTISKDRVKPSPTPDSWKLPEIFATGIVIGTYLALVTVLFYWAVVDTTFFETHFHVASLSSDSEKVASAVYLQVSIISQALIFVTRSRGWSFLERPGVLLMCAFVIAQLVATLIAVYAHISFAYIRGIGWRWAGVIWLYSLVFYVPLDIIKFIVRYALSGEAWNLVFDKKTAFTSKKDYGKEDRAAKWVLSQRSLQGLMAVDLGANERSSSWIAEQARRRAEIARLGELHTLRGHVESVVRLKKLDLKMIQSAHTV; via the exons ATGCTACTTGAAATAATCATAATGTTCCCAGTGGAGCATCGTTCATACAGGGATGGAATTAACAACCTTCTTGTTCTCTTGATTGGAGGAATACCCATTGCCATGCCTACAGTACTGTCTGTGACACTTGCAATCGGCTCTCATCGTCTTTCTCAGCAG GGAGCCATCACAAAGAGAATGACAGCCATTGAAGAAATGGCTGGGATGGATGTCCTATGCAGTGATAAAACTGGAACTCTTACACTAAACCGGCTAACCGTTGATCGAAACCTTGTAGAG GTCTTTAACAGAAACATGGACAGAGATATGGTTATTCTATTAGCAGCCAGAGCATCCAGACTGGAAAACCAAGATGCCATTGACAGTGCCATTGTTAACATGCTAGCTGATCCAAAGGAG GCACGTGCAAACATTACTGAGCTTCATTTTCTACCTTTCAATCCAGTAGATAAACGCACAGCAATCACATATATTGATACAGATGGTAACTTTTACAGGGCCAGCAAAGGAGCACCCGAACAG ATTCTAAATATGTGCCAAGAGAAAGACGAGATTGCTAGAAAAGTGCATGCAATCATTGACAAATTTGCTGAGAGGGGACTGCGATCTCTTGCAGTGGCTTATCAG GAAATTCCTGAAAAATTCACGGATGGTCCTGGAGGTCCATGGACATTTTGTGGTTTGTTGCCTCTTTTTGATCCTCCAAGGCATGATAGTGCTGAGACCATCAGGAGAGCACTTAACCTGGGAGTCTGTGTTAAGATGATCACAG GGGATCAGTTGGCAATTGCAAAGGAGACTGGCAGAAGACTTGGTATGGGGACAAACATGTATCCTTCTTCATCTTTATTGGGACGTGAAAAAGATGAAAATGAAGCACTCCCAGTCGACGAGCTCATCGAAAAGGCAGATGGCTTTGCTGGTGTATTTCCTG AACATAAATATGAAATAGTGAAAATTTTGCAAGAAAAGAAGCATGTAGTTGGAATGACAGGAGATGGAGTGAATGATGCCCCAGCACTGAAGAAAGCAGATATTGGAATAGCTGTGTCAGATGCTACAGATGCTGCAAGAGGTGCCGCTGATCTGGTCTTAACTGAGCCTGGCTTAAGTGTCATCATCAGCGCCGTCTTAACTAGCCGAGCTATATTTCAGAGAATGAAAAATTATACA ATATATGCTGTTTCCATCACAATAAGGATAGTG CTTGGTTTTGTGCTCCTAGCTTTGATTTGGGAGTTTGATTTCCCACCTTTCATGGTCCTTATTATTGCAATACTGAATGATG GTACGATCATGACCATATCGAAAGACCGAGTGAAGCCATCCCCTACACCTGATAGTTGGAAGCTGCCAGAGATATTTGCCACAGGAATTGTCATTGGCACGTACCTTGCTTTGGTTACTGTCCTATTCTACTGGGCAGTAGTTGACACCACTTTCTTTGAG ACTCACTTCCATGTAGCATCCTTATCCAGCGACAGTGAGAAAGTTGCATCCGCTGTATATCTGCAAGTTAGCATCATCAGCCAAGCTTTAATTTTTGTGACTCGCAGCCGCGGCTGGTCATTCCTAGAGAGACCAGGAGTTCTACTAATGTGTGCCTTTGTAATAGCTCAATTG GTAGCCACCTTGATTGCTGTCTATGCACACATCAGTTTTGCTTATATAAGAGGAATTGGATGGCGGTGGGCTGGTGTTATATGGTTATATAGTTTAGTGTTTTATGTGCCTTTGGACATCATTAAGTTCATAGTGCGCTATGCTTTGAGTGGAGAAGCCTGGAATCTGGTATTTGACAAGAAG ACTGCTTTTACATCAAAGAAAGACTATGGAAAGGAAGACAGGGCTGCAAAGTGGGTTCTTTCTCAGAGGAGTCTGCAAGGACTCATGGCTGTGGACCTCGGGGCCAACGAGAGGAGCTCTTCTTGGATAGCTGAACAAGCCAGGCGCCGCGCCGAAATAGCCAG GCTGGGGGAATTGCACACTTTGAGAGGACATGTAGAGTCTGTTGTGAGACTCAAAAAGTTAGATTTGAAAATGATCCAATCAGCACACACAGTCTAA